In a genomic window of Chrysemys picta bellii isolate R12L10 chromosome 1, ASM1138683v2, whole genome shotgun sequence:
- the LOC112060824 gene encoding olfactory receptor 52N4-like: MATFNLTPSNPSTFNLSGILGLEAAHVWISIPVSMSYIISLLGNFMLLFIVGKEQTLHKPMYLLLSMLALTDITTCSLVVPKALCIFWFNLKSITVGGCLTQMFFLHTVSFTQSAILVTMAFDRYVAICNPLRYTTILTNARVTKLGIVGLIRSALFILPLPLILSRLPFCDNLIIHQTHCEHMAVAKLSCGDITVSRMYSLVMAFVVSGIDLMLIAFSYGLIIRAILKMSSKKAHQKALNTCTAHICVMLTTYTPGLFASLTHRFGQGIAPHVHIILANLYFLIPPMLNPIIYGVKTKELRDKVGKYTSRMCSWGH; the protein is encoded by the coding sequence ATGGCAACTTTCAACCTCACCCCCTCAAACCCTTCAACATTTAACCTATCGGGGATCCTTGGCCTGGAAGCTGCCCACGTCTGGATTTCCATTCCTGTCTCTATGTCCTACATTATCAGCCTGTTGGGAAATTTCATGCTTCTGTTTATTGTAGGCAAAGAACAGACGTTGCACAAGCCAATGTACCTGCTGCTCAGCATGCTGGCGCTCACAGACATCACCACGTGTTCCTTGGTTGTGCCAaaggcactgtgtatattttggttcaatttgaaaAGCATTACTGTGGGTGGGTGTctcacccagatgttcttccttCACACGGTTTCTTTTACGCAGTCAGCCATCCTCGTGACAATGGCCTTTGATCGCTATGTTGCCATATGTAACCCTCTGAGATACACCACCATCCTCACCAATGCACGAGTCACTAAGTTAGGGATTGTAGGTTTGATAAGGTCTGCTCTCTTcatcctgcctctgcccctgATCTTGAGTAGGCTGCCATTCTGTGACAACCTCATCATCCACCAAACGCACTGTGAGCACATGGCTGTGGCGAAGTTATCGTGTGGGGACATCACAGTCAGCAGGATGTACAGCTTGGTTATGGCATTTGTAGTCAGCGGGATAGACCTGATGCTCATTGCCTTCTCCTATGGTCTGATCATCAGGGCCATCCTAAAAATGTCCTCAAAGAAAGCCCACCAGAAAGCCCtcaacacctgcacagcccacatctgtgtgatgctTACAACTTATACTCCTGGGCTCTTCGCCAGCCTGACACACCGGTTTGGTCAGGGCATCGCTCCCCATGTTCACATCATCTTGGCCAACCTCTATTTCCTCATCCCGCCCATGCTCAACCCTATCATTTATGGAgtcaaaaccaaagagcttcGTGACAAAGTGGGCAAATACACCAGCAGAATGTGCTCTTGGGGCCACTGA
- the LOC135972247 gene encoding olfactory receptor 52N4-like → MAALNLTPSGPSTFILMGIPDLEAAHVWIAIPFAMFYIIGLLGNFMVLFVVGNEKTLHKPMYLLLCMLALTDIGMSTCVMPKTLLIFWFNIKDIIVDGCLTQMFFFQAISIMHSGILVTMAFDRYVAICNPLRYTTILTNSRIAKLGLVGLIRAVLFMLPPPLLLSRQPFCSSRIIPHTYCDHMAVAKMSCGDITVNRMYGLVLAFVVIGSDLTLIALSYGLIIRALLRISSKKAHQKAFSTCTAHIFVILMSYPPGLFSILTHRFSQGIAPHVHIIMANLYFVTPPMLNPIVYGVYTKELRDKVGKYMCRM, encoded by the coding sequence ATGGCAGCTTTGAACCTCACCCCCTCTGGCCCTTCAACATTTATCCTAATGGGCATTCCTGACCTAGAAGCTGCTCACGTCTGGATTGCCATCCCTTTCGCTATGTTCTACATTATTGGCCTGTTGGGAAATTTCATGGTTCTGTTTGTTGTAGGGAATGAGAAGACCCTGCACAAGCCAATGTacctgctgctctgcatgctggcacTCACAGACATTGGCATGTCTACTTGTGTCATGCCGAAGACACTGTTGATATTTTGGTTCAATATAAAAGATATTATAGTGGATGGCTGCCTCACCCAAATGTTCTTTTTTCAAGCGATTTCTATTATGCACTCAGGTATCCTTGTCACAATGGCCTTTGATCGCTATGTTGCCATATGTAATCCTCTGAGATACACCACCATCCTCACCAATTCACGAATAGCTAAGCTAGGGCTAGTGGGTTTGATAAGAGCTGTTCTTttcatgctgcccccacccctgctcctgagCAGGCAGCCATTCTGTTCCAGCCGCATTATTCCCCACACGTACTGCGACCACATGGCTGTGGCAAAGATGTCATGTGGGGACATCACAGTCAACAGGATGTATGGGTTGGTGTTGGCATTCGTAGTCATTGGGTCAGACTTGACGCTCATTGCCCTGTCCTATGGTTTGATCATCAGGGCCCTCCTCAGAATCTCCTCCAAGAAAGCCCACCAGAAAGCCTTCAGcacctgcacagcccacatctTTGTGATACTGATGTCTTATCCTCCCGGCCTCTTCTCCATTCTGACACACCGGTTCAGTCAGGGCATCGCTCCCCACGTTCACATCATCATGGCCAACCTCTATTTCGTCACTCCCCCCATGCTCAACCCAATCGTTTATGGGGTTTATACCAAAGAACTTCGTGACAAAGTGGGCAAATACATGTGCAGAATGTGA